Proteins encoded together in one Desulfosporosinus meridiei DSM 13257 window:
- the hslO gene encoding Hsp33 family molecular chaperone HslO — MQQDELWIGTMLEGNARWVLVKSTDTAEEARRRHGMSPVATAALGRLMTGALILASSLKGDESITLRLLGDGPLQGVVAVGNAQGQVRGYVREPLVDLPLKASGKLDVGAAVGRGELSVSRSLQNGEVYTGMVPLVSGEIAEDLVHYLLNSEQIPSALLLGVLVEKDYHVAGAGGFLIQLLPGASEEVIQTIENLLGQLETGISELVAQSETMDQLLSRLMGQLSYHVLERRPIGFTCTCSKERLSGTLVSLGKKEIADLISDEKAEMVCHFCNEHYHFDVDELQEIWERA, encoded by the coding sequence ATGCAACAAGATGAATTATGGATTGGAACTATGCTTGAAGGAAATGCTCGATGGGTTTTAGTGAAGTCGACGGATACTGCAGAGGAGGCTCGCAGACGTCATGGTATGTCTCCAGTTGCTACAGCGGCTTTAGGGAGATTAATGACTGGGGCTCTTATATTAGCCAGCTCTCTCAAAGGGGATGAGAGTATTACTTTACGTTTATTAGGTGATGGTCCTTTGCAAGGGGTTGTTGCTGTGGGGAATGCGCAAGGGCAAGTGAGAGGCTATGTGCGTGAGCCATTGGTTGATCTGCCTCTTAAGGCTTCCGGCAAACTTGATGTAGGTGCTGCGGTTGGTCGTGGCGAGTTGTCCGTTAGCAGAAGCTTACAGAATGGCGAGGTTTATACAGGGATGGTTCCTTTGGTTAGCGGGGAGATCGCTGAAGACTTAGTGCATTATCTGTTGAACTCTGAACAAATTCCTTCGGCTTTGTTGCTGGGGGTTTTAGTGGAGAAAGATTATCACGTTGCGGGGGCAGGTGGGTTTTTGATCCAGTTATTGCCGGGAGCATCGGAAGAGGTTATTCAGACGATAGAAAATCTCTTGGGTCAATTAGAGACGGGCATTAGTGAGCTAGTAGCTCAGAGTGAAACTATGGATCAGCTATTGAGTCGTTTGATGGGGCAGCTTTCGTACCATGTCCTTGAACGGCGTCCTATCGGCTTTACCTGTACATGTTCAAAAGAACGGTTGAGTGGTACCTTGGTGTCCTTGGGGAAAAAAGAAATAGCAGACCTAATCTCGGATGAGAAAGCCGAGATGGTATGCCATTTTTGCAACGAGCATTATCATTTTGATGTGGATGAGCTGCAGGAGATTTGGGAGAGGGCATGA
- a CDS encoding thiamine diphosphokinase translates to MKIAVLANGAWDHEWGRQALKDVHFLICADGGANNAALSLRMPDQVIGDLDSISPENLSRCKDSGCVIERYPCEKDETDLELALLRAEEKADLLGEQDIWLYGATGKRIDHFLGNVALMLAYARKGYRLRVIDPEQELWIVQGREEMKGAPGQEISLIALSEKAVVTTEGLYYPLHKGVLLQERPRGISNVFIGEKAVVEVNEGWVIAVLPRGRA, encoded by the coding sequence ATTAAAATTGCCGTTTTAGCAAATGGAGCTTGGGATCATGAATGGGGTAGGCAAGCTCTTAAAGACGTTCATTTTTTAATTTGTGCAGATGGGGGAGCGAACAATGCTGCCCTATCTTTGCGTATGCCAGATCAGGTAATTGGGGACTTAGATTCCATTTCCCCAGAGAACTTAAGTCGATGTAAAGATTCCGGATGTGTCATAGAACGTTACCCCTGTGAAAAGGATGAGACGGATCTAGAGTTAGCCCTTTTGCGCGCTGAGGAAAAGGCTGACCTGCTTGGCGAACAGGACATATGGCTGTATGGGGCAACAGGAAAGCGAATTGATCATTTCCTAGGGAATGTAGCACTGATGCTTGCTTATGCTCGGAAGGGATATCGATTGCGCGTAATTGATCCGGAACAAGAGTTATGGATTGTTCAAGGGCGGGAAGAGATGAAGGGGGCCCCTGGACAGGAAATTTCCCTGATAGCTCTTTCGGAGAAGGCCGTGGTTACGACAGAGGGGTTGTATTATCCCTTGCATAAAGGTGTTCTACTACAGGAGCGTCCTAGGGGTATTAGTAACGTTTTTATAGGTGAGAAGGCTGTAGTTGAGGTTAATGAGGGTTGGGTTATAGCGGTTTTGCCCAGGGGGAGGGCATGA
- the rpe gene encoding ribulose-phosphate 3-epimerase produces MIQMAPSILSADFSRLGEQVNLVEEAGAEVLHIDIMDGHFVPNLTFGPALVKSIRAQSQMRFDVHLMVNEPEKFIGDFAAAGADHITFHLETTPHVHRVIQQIKEHGMTAGVALNPSTPLDGLKYILEDLDMVLLMTVNPGFGGQKFITNVVPKIQVLHHHLTQTRSACQIEVDGGINLETAPVVGKAGAHILVAGAAVFSQPDPQQAVKDIRQAASLK; encoded by the coding sequence GTGATTCAAATGGCACCTTCTATATTATCCGCGGATTTTTCTCGTCTGGGAGAACAGGTGAATTTGGTTGAAGAAGCAGGCGCTGAGGTCTTGCATATCGATATCATGGATGGACACTTTGTACCTAACCTAACCTTTGGGCCGGCCTTAGTGAAATCCATCAGGGCTCAATCACAGATGCGTTTTGACGTCCATTTAATGGTTAATGAGCCTGAAAAATTCATAGGAGATTTTGCAGCTGCCGGTGCCGACCATATCACCTTTCATTTGGAGACGACTCCTCATGTTCACCGTGTAATCCAGCAGATTAAGGAACATGGAATGACTGCTGGAGTTGCCCTTAACCCCTCCACTCCCCTTGACGGACTAAAGTATATTCTAGAAGATTTAGATATGGTGCTTTTGATGACAGTCAACCCCGGGTTTGGTGGACAAAAATTTATCACTAATGTTGTGCCCAAAATTCAGGTGCTTCACCACCATCTTACTCAAACCCGATCTGCTTGTCAGATAGAAGTGGATGGCGGCATTAACCTAGAAACGGCACCGGTGGTTGGCAAAGCTGGGGCCCATATTTTGGTTGCTGGTGCAGCTGTGTTCTCTCAACCTGATCCCCAACAGGCTGTGAAAGATATTCGCCAGGCAGCTAGCTTGAAGTAA